A genomic stretch from Orcinus orca chromosome 14, mOrcOrc1.1, whole genome shotgun sequence includes:
- the BAG3 gene encoding BAG family molecular chaperone regulator 3 isoform X1, translating into MSAATHSPMVQMASGSGAGDRDPLPPGWEIKIDPQTGWPFFVDHNSRTTTWNDPRVPPEVPKEEARRDDAPALVQAPAPGWKEGAQCVEKMPGRPVETASSANGPSREGSRPLPTREGHVVYPRLRPGYIPIPVLHDGAQSRQPHPVFTYPQPGTQRFQTEVAPAAPQRPQSPLRGVAEATQPDKQCGQAVAAAAAQPPASHGPERSQSPAASDCSSSSSSASLPSSSGRSSLGSHQLPRGYISIPVIHEQNVTRPAAQPSFHQAQKTHYPAQQGEYQTHQPVYHKIQGDDWEPRTVWAASPFRSPVRGASSREGSPARSSTPVHTPPSVRVQTVVDRPQQPMTHREPSPIPQPENKPESKPGPAGPDLAPGHIPIQVIRKEVDSQPVSQKPLPPSEKVEVKVPSAPVPCPPSPAPSAVPSPPKNVAAEERAAPSPAPAEATPPKPGEAEVPPKHPGVLKVEAILEKVQGLEQAVDNFEGKKTDKKYLMIEEYLTKELLALDSVDPEGRADVRQARRDGVRKVQTILEKLEQKAIDVPGQVQVYELQPSSLDTDQPLQEIMEMGAVTADKSKKSAGNGEGPSTETQQPEAKAAAAPNPSSTTDTAANPAAP; encoded by the exons GAGGAAGCCCGCAGAGACGATGCCCCGGCACTCGTCCAGGCCCCTGCTCCAGGCTGGAAGGAAGGTGCCCAGTGCGTGGAGAAAATGCCCGGACGGCCTGTT gaAACCGCATCCTCTGCAAATGGGCCTTCGAGGGAGGGCTCCAGGCCGCTGCCCACGAGGGAAGGCCACGTCGTGTACCCCCGGCTCCGGCCAGGCTACATTCCCATCCCTGTCCTCCACGACGGTGCCCAGAGCCGGCAGCCACATCCTGTCTTCACCTACCCCCAGCCTGGGACGCAGCGCTTCCAAACCGAGGTAGCCCCGGCGGCCCCGCAGAGGCCCCAGTCACCTCTGCGGGGAGTGGCGGAAGCCACCCAGCCAGATAAACAGTGTGGACAGGCGGTAGCGGCTGCggcagcccagcccccagcctcccatGGACCTGAG CGATCCCAGTCTCCGGCTGCCTCGGACTGCTCATCCTCGTCCTCCTCGGCCAGCCTGCCCTCCTCCTCTGGCAGGAGCAGCCTGGGCAGTCACCAGCTCCCCCGGGGCTACATCTCCATCCCTGTGATACATGAGCAGAATGTCACCCGGCCGGCAGCCCAGCCCTCCTTCCACCAAGCCCAGAAGACCCACTACCCAGCTCAGCAGGGCGAATACCAGACCCACCAGCCTGTGTACCACAAGATCCAGGGAGATGACTGGGAGCCCCGGACCGTGTGGGCAGCATCCCCGTTCCGGTCACCCGTCCGGGGTGCGTCCAGCCGGGAGGGCTCTCCAGCCAGAAGCAGCACGCCGGTGCACACCCCGCCGTCCGTCCGCGTGCAAACCGTGGTCGACAGGCCTCAG CAACCCATGACCCATCGAGAACCTTCACCTATTCCCCAACCTGAAAACAAACCAGAAAGCAAGCCAGGCCCAGCTGGACCAGATCTCGCTCCTGGACACATCCCGATTCAAGTGATCCGCAAAGAGGTGGATTCTCAACCTGTTTCGCAGaagcccctgcctccctctgagAAAGTGGAAGTAAAGGTTCCCTCTGCTCCGGTGCCTTGTCCTCCCAGCCCGGCCCCTTCTGCCGTCCCCTCTCCCCCCAAGAACGTGGCTGCAGAAGAGagagcagcccccagccctgcccctgcagAAGCCACACCCCCAAAACCAGGAGAAGCTGAGGTACCCCCAAAACATCCAGGTGTGCTGAAAGTAGAAGCCATCTTGGAGAAGGTGCAAGGGCTGGAGCAGGCTGTGGACAACTTTGAAGGCAAGAAGACAGACAAAAAGTACCTGATGATAGAAGAGTATTTGACCAAAGAGCTACTGGCCCTGGATTCGGTAGACCCAGAAGGACGCGCTGATGTCCGCCAGGCCAGGAGAGATGGTGTCAGGAAGGTTCAGACCATCCTGGAAAAACTTGAACAGAAAGCAATAGATGTCCCAGGTCAAGTCCAGGTTTATGAACTCCAGCCCAGCTCCCTTGACACCGATCAGCCACTTCAGGAAATCATGGAGATGGGTGCCGTGACAGCAGACAAGAGCAAGAAAAGTGCTGGAAATGGAGAAGGTCCCAGTACTGAAACCCAGCAGCCAGAAGCCAAAGCAGCAGCAGCTCCAAACCCCAGCAGCACGACAGACACAGCTGCAAACCCAGCAGCACCATAG
- the BAG3 gene encoding BAG family molecular chaperone regulator 3 isoform X3 → MPGRPVETASSANGPSREGSRPLPTREGHVVYPRLRPGYIPIPVLHDGAQSRQPHPVFTYPQPGTQRFQTEVAPAAPQRPQSPLRGVAEATQPDKQCGQAVAAAAAQPPASHGPERSQSPAASDCSSSSSSASLPSSSGRSSLGSHQLPRGYISIPVIHEQNVTRPAAQPSFHQAQKTHYPAQQGEYQTHQPVYHKIQGDDWEPRTVWAASPFRSPVRGASSREGSPARSSTPVHTPPSVRVQTVVDRPQQPMTHREPSPIPQPENKPESKPGPAGPDLAPGHIPIQVIRKEVDSQPVSQKPLPPSEKVEVKVPSAPVPCPPSPAPSAVPSPPKNVAAEERAAPSPAPAEATPPKPGEAEVPPKHPGVLKVEAILEKVQGLEQAVDNFEGKKTDKKYLMIEEYLTKELLALDSVDPEGRADVRQARRDGVRKVQTILEKLEQKAIDVPGQVQVYELQPSSLDTDQPLQEIMEMGAVTADKSKKSAGNGEGPSTETQQPEAKAAAAPNPSSTTDTAANPAAP, encoded by the exons ATGCCCGGACGGCCTGTT gaAACCGCATCCTCTGCAAATGGGCCTTCGAGGGAGGGCTCCAGGCCGCTGCCCACGAGGGAAGGCCACGTCGTGTACCCCCGGCTCCGGCCAGGCTACATTCCCATCCCTGTCCTCCACGACGGTGCCCAGAGCCGGCAGCCACATCCTGTCTTCACCTACCCCCAGCCTGGGACGCAGCGCTTCCAAACCGAGGTAGCCCCGGCGGCCCCGCAGAGGCCCCAGTCACCTCTGCGGGGAGTGGCGGAAGCCACCCAGCCAGATAAACAGTGTGGACAGGCGGTAGCGGCTGCggcagcccagcccccagcctcccatGGACCTGAG CGATCCCAGTCTCCGGCTGCCTCGGACTGCTCATCCTCGTCCTCCTCGGCCAGCCTGCCCTCCTCCTCTGGCAGGAGCAGCCTGGGCAGTCACCAGCTCCCCCGGGGCTACATCTCCATCCCTGTGATACATGAGCAGAATGTCACCCGGCCGGCAGCCCAGCCCTCCTTCCACCAAGCCCAGAAGACCCACTACCCAGCTCAGCAGGGCGAATACCAGACCCACCAGCCTGTGTACCACAAGATCCAGGGAGATGACTGGGAGCCCCGGACCGTGTGGGCAGCATCCCCGTTCCGGTCACCCGTCCGGGGTGCGTCCAGCCGGGAGGGCTCTCCAGCCAGAAGCAGCACGCCGGTGCACACCCCGCCGTCCGTCCGCGTGCAAACCGTGGTCGACAGGCCTCAG CAACCCATGACCCATCGAGAACCTTCACCTATTCCCCAACCTGAAAACAAACCAGAAAGCAAGCCAGGCCCAGCTGGACCAGATCTCGCTCCTGGACACATCCCGATTCAAGTGATCCGCAAAGAGGTGGATTCTCAACCTGTTTCGCAGaagcccctgcctccctctgagAAAGTGGAAGTAAAGGTTCCCTCTGCTCCGGTGCCTTGTCCTCCCAGCCCGGCCCCTTCTGCCGTCCCCTCTCCCCCCAAGAACGTGGCTGCAGAAGAGagagcagcccccagccctgcccctgcagAAGCCACACCCCCAAAACCAGGAGAAGCTGAGGTACCCCCAAAACATCCAGGTGTGCTGAAAGTAGAAGCCATCTTGGAGAAGGTGCAAGGGCTGGAGCAGGCTGTGGACAACTTTGAAGGCAAGAAGACAGACAAAAAGTACCTGATGATAGAAGAGTATTTGACCAAAGAGCTACTGGCCCTGGATTCGGTAGACCCAGAAGGACGCGCTGATGTCCGCCAGGCCAGGAGAGATGGTGTCAGGAAGGTTCAGACCATCCTGGAAAAACTTGAACAGAAAGCAATAGATGTCCCAGGTCAAGTCCAGGTTTATGAACTCCAGCCCAGCTCCCTTGACACCGATCAGCCACTTCAGGAAATCATGGAGATGGGTGCCGTGACAGCAGACAAGAGCAAGAAAAGTGCTGGAAATGGAGAAGGTCCCAGTACTGAAACCCAGCAGCCAGAAGCCAAAGCAGCAGCAGCTCCAAACCCCAGCAGCACGACAGACACAGCTGCAAACCCAGCAGCACCATAG